The Bombus vancouverensis nearcticus chromosome 17, iyBomVanc1_principal, whole genome shotgun sequence genome has a window encoding:
- the Tert gene encoding telomerase reverse transcriptase isoform X1, producing the protein MDHFTTRSAKNHSTQIRTKTKTEKRKMFPKENVYHNLQYMKKELTISLYNTSSCLPSYKGYTSLKECLFDKAETGKEIYQFIVERTMTNNIVADYEGSIPLVSPILEQFKKRHTKFHYFSVLKHLTQKQESSEVKSECEYQVNKKQLKLFFDLIFSKIIPLGLFGKLRNLKKIKLAMFHLLDTPCFKSFNLTPFIKKLDISSITWLQDIKTTGTQWYIIAKVVKWLFVGFLLKILYTYFHMTLASKNNERLYIMRSTWNSIQRKFIKKGKRSNTLQPDINCKGWKPPIGRYVLIPKNSDVRPIFKPEYVKPRYYTIDHKNPETNHLNLIFKFLKQLHTTIYGNTNFGNEWESIVQHKRNEGTTHLYFVSCDVTNAFGSIIQEELYNIIQTLCKDLPENLILKYYAVKSKKFVEEIVCYKQYFSDPNLLLPLAPGTLYSNTNMRWQQVKKKWLLEKISEVIFQQRVKINEEVHVITKGVVQGAITSSVLSDIYYNFILHKAMSTYLTTGKIIKYVDDILYVTESESVARQFLQLTKEGIPQYNCYFKPSKTRTNVVTCDGNITVDNITYIGYEINCTTLEVEYKHSHTNFSHTIKVSKKDDLPPLVYLRKRLSNIACLKLSKFILNRTINSENTIMRIIKRACLLQAEYTCILIKELFDNEPRNIQGILLVMQNIDKRIARHIIKTSLIGEIGTIDKLSFNKWNRKILHILWMSYKTVFMKDKILQPKFIRYFSQRKRIQINKSHKL; encoded by the exons ATGGATCATTTTACTACACGAAGTGCAAAGAATC ATTCAACTCAAATAAGAACTAAGactaaaacagaaaaaaggaaaatgtttCCTAAAGAAAATGTGTATCATAATTTACAGTATATGAAGAAAGAATTAACTATTTCTTTGTATAATACATCTTCGTGTTTACCAAGTTATAAAGGTTATACAAGTTTGAAAGAATGTCTTTTCGACAAGGCTGAGACTGGAAAAGAAATATATCAGTTTATTGTAGAAAGAACTATGACAAATAATATCGTTGCTGATTATGAAGGTTCTATTCCACTTGTTTCTCCGATTTTAGAGCAATTTAAAAAGAGACATACAAAATTCCATTATTTTAGTGTTCTGAAGCATTTAACCCAGAAACAAGAATCTAGTGAAGTAAAGTCAGAATGCGAATATCAGGTTAACAAGAAGCAATTAAAGTTATTTTTTGATCTTATATTCTCTAAAATAATTCCTCTGGGCCTGTTTGGAAAGTTacggaatttaaaaaaaataaaactagCTATGTTTCACTTATTGGACACACCATGCTTTAAATCATTTAATTTGACgccttttattaaaaaattagat ATCTCTAGTATTACATGGCTGCAAGATATTAAAACTACTGGGACACAATGGTACATTATAGCAAAAGTTGTAAAATGGCTTTTTGTCGGATTTCTTCTAAAGATATTGTACACTTATTTTCATATGACATTAGCTTCTAAAAATAATGAAAGATTATATATTATGCGTTCAACTTGGAACTCCATTCAAAGGAAATTTATTAAGAAAGGAAAACGTTCAAATACCTTGCAACCTGATATTAACTGTAAGGGGTGGAAGCCACCAATAGGCAGATATGTATTAATTCCTAAAAATTCTGATGTGCGACCTATATTTAAGCCAGAGTACGTTAAACCAAG ATATTATACCATTGATCATAAGAATCCTGAGACAAATCATTTGaatctaatatttaaatttttaaaacaattGCATACTACAATATATGGAAACACTAATTTTGGAAATGAATGGGAATCAATTGTTCAACATAAACGTAATGAAGGAACAACACATTTATATTTTGTGTCTTGTGATGTAACAAATGCTTTTGGTTCTATAATACAAG aggaattatataacattatacaaACACTCTGTAAAGATCTTCCTGAAAATTTGATACTCAAGTATTATGcagttaaaagtaaaaaatttgtGGAGGAGATTGTATGTTATAAACAATATTTCTCTGATCCAAATTTATTATTACCTTTAGCACCTGGTACATTATATTCAAATACAAATATGAGATGGCaacaagtaaaaaaaaaatggctactagaaaaaatttcagaagttatttttcaacaaaga GTAAAAATAAATGAGGAGGTTCATGTTATAACAAAAGGAGTTGTTCAAGGTGCAATTACATCATCAGTTTTAtcagatatatattataattttatattacataaaGCAATGTCAACATATTTAACAActggaaaaattataaaatatgtggATGACATTTTATATGTCACTGAAAGTGAAAGTGTTGCAAGACA ATTTTTACAACTTACAAAAGAAGGAATCCCACAGTATAATTGTTACTTTAAACCATCAAAGACTCGTACTAATGTTGTGACTTGTGATGGAAACATAACTGTGGACAATATTACTTACATTGGCTATGAAATTAATTGTACTACTTTAGAAGTAGAATATAAACATTCACATACCAATTTTAGTCATACAATAAAAGTTTCTAAAAAGGATGATCTACCTCCTCTAGT ATATTTAAGAAAGCGGTTAAGTAATATAGCATgtttaaaattatcaaaatttattttaaacagAACAATTAATTCTGAAAACACTATAATGAGAATCATAAAACGAGCATGCTTATTACAGGCAGAATATACTTGCATTTTGATAAAAGAGTTATTTGATAATGAGCCAagaaatatccaaggtatacTTTTAGTTATGCAAAATATTGATAAACGAATTGCAAGACACATTATAAAAACATCTTTAATag GTGAGATAGGAACAATAGATAAATTAAGTTTCAACAAATGGAATCGCAAAATTTTACACATCTTATGGATGTCTTACAAAACAGTCTTTATGAAGGACAAAATTTTACAaccaaaatttattagatactTTTCACAACGTAAAAGGATACAAATAAACAAATCTCATAAATTATAG
- the Tert gene encoding telomerase reverse transcriptase isoform X2, whose product MDHFTTRSAKNHSTQIRTKTKTEKRKMFPKENVYHNLQYMKKELTISLYNTSSCLPSYKGYTSLKECLFDKAETGKEIYQFIVERTMTNNIVADYEGSIPLVSPILEQFKKRHTKFHYFSVLKHLTQKQESSEVKSECEYQVNKKQLKLFFDLIFSKIIPLGLFGKLRNLKKIKLAMFHLLDTPCFKSFNLTPFIKKLDISSITWLQDIKTTGTQWYIIAKVVKWLFVGFLLKILYTYFHMTLASKNNERLYIMRSTWNSIQRKFIKKGKRSNTLQPDINCKGWKPPIGRYVLIPKNSDVRPIFKPEYVKPRYYTIDHKNPETNHLNLIFKFLKQLHTTIYGNTNFGNEWESIVQHKRNEGTTHLYFVSCDVTNAFGSIIQEELYNIIQTLCKDLPENLILKYYAVKSKKFVEEIVCYKQYFSDPNLLLPLAPGTLYSNTNMRWQQVKKKWLLEKISEVIFQQRVKINEEVHVITKGVVQGAITSSVLSDIYYNFILHKAMSTYLTTGKIIKYVDDILYVTESESVARQFLQLTKEGIPQYNCYFKPSKTRTNVVTCDGNITVDNITYIGYEINCTTLEVEYKHSHTNFSHTIKVSKKDDLPPLVYLRKRLSNIACLKLSKFILNRTINSENTIMRIIKRACLLQAEYTCILIKELFDNEPRNIQGILLVMQNIDKRIARHIIKTSLIDFHLISASRSIP is encoded by the exons ATGGATCATTTTACTACACGAAGTGCAAAGAATC ATTCAACTCAAATAAGAACTAAGactaaaacagaaaaaaggaaaatgtttCCTAAAGAAAATGTGTATCATAATTTACAGTATATGAAGAAAGAATTAACTATTTCTTTGTATAATACATCTTCGTGTTTACCAAGTTATAAAGGTTATACAAGTTTGAAAGAATGTCTTTTCGACAAGGCTGAGACTGGAAAAGAAATATATCAGTTTATTGTAGAAAGAACTATGACAAATAATATCGTTGCTGATTATGAAGGTTCTATTCCACTTGTTTCTCCGATTTTAGAGCAATTTAAAAAGAGACATACAAAATTCCATTATTTTAGTGTTCTGAAGCATTTAACCCAGAAACAAGAATCTAGTGAAGTAAAGTCAGAATGCGAATATCAGGTTAACAAGAAGCAATTAAAGTTATTTTTTGATCTTATATTCTCTAAAATAATTCCTCTGGGCCTGTTTGGAAAGTTacggaatttaaaaaaaataaaactagCTATGTTTCACTTATTGGACACACCATGCTTTAAATCATTTAATTTGACgccttttattaaaaaattagat ATCTCTAGTATTACATGGCTGCAAGATATTAAAACTACTGGGACACAATGGTACATTATAGCAAAAGTTGTAAAATGGCTTTTTGTCGGATTTCTTCTAAAGATATTGTACACTTATTTTCATATGACATTAGCTTCTAAAAATAATGAAAGATTATATATTATGCGTTCAACTTGGAACTCCATTCAAAGGAAATTTATTAAGAAAGGAAAACGTTCAAATACCTTGCAACCTGATATTAACTGTAAGGGGTGGAAGCCACCAATAGGCAGATATGTATTAATTCCTAAAAATTCTGATGTGCGACCTATATTTAAGCCAGAGTACGTTAAACCAAG ATATTATACCATTGATCATAAGAATCCTGAGACAAATCATTTGaatctaatatttaaatttttaaaacaattGCATACTACAATATATGGAAACACTAATTTTGGAAATGAATGGGAATCAATTGTTCAACATAAACGTAATGAAGGAACAACACATTTATATTTTGTGTCTTGTGATGTAACAAATGCTTTTGGTTCTATAATACAAG aggaattatataacattatacaaACACTCTGTAAAGATCTTCCTGAAAATTTGATACTCAAGTATTATGcagttaaaagtaaaaaatttgtGGAGGAGATTGTATGTTATAAACAATATTTCTCTGATCCAAATTTATTATTACCTTTAGCACCTGGTACATTATATTCAAATACAAATATGAGATGGCaacaagtaaaaaaaaaatggctactagaaaaaatttcagaagttatttttcaacaaaga GTAAAAATAAATGAGGAGGTTCATGTTATAACAAAAGGAGTTGTTCAAGGTGCAATTACATCATCAGTTTTAtcagatatatattataattttatattacataaaGCAATGTCAACATATTTAACAActggaaaaattataaaatatgtggATGACATTTTATATGTCACTGAAAGTGAAAGTGTTGCAAGACA ATTTTTACAACTTACAAAAGAAGGAATCCCACAGTATAATTGTTACTTTAAACCATCAAAGACTCGTACTAATGTTGTGACTTGTGATGGAAACATAACTGTGGACAATATTACTTACATTGGCTATGAAATTAATTGTACTACTTTAGAAGTAGAATATAAACATTCACATACCAATTTTAGTCATACAATAAAAGTTTCTAAAAAGGATGATCTACCTCCTCTAGT ATATTTAAGAAAGCGGTTAAGTAATATAGCATgtttaaaattatcaaaatttattttaaacagAACAATTAATTCTGAAAACACTATAATGAGAATCATAAAACGAGCATGCTTATTACAGGCAGAATATACTTGCATTTTGATAAAAGAGTTATTTGATAATGAGCCAagaaatatccaaggtatacTTTTAGTTATGCAAAATATTGATAAACGAATTGCAAGACACATTATAAAAACATCTTTAATag ATTTTCATCTTATTTCAGCTTCAAGAAGCATCCCTTAA
- the LOC143303854 gene encoding uncharacterized protein LOC143303854 → MADYNTGEAGLTDEQVAQMRTSELKDELRRRRLRLAGRKRELVERLLAALRIEREHGAREDDPEDDNDDDEIGVVGDRLDVNGPGKRNLNSEDDGIRVTPVLRRSRQDEPRCMLLTFRDVEDSLEKFSWDGLPSVSRWIEDFEEMAKVCGWSDIHMVAFAKKLLTGSAQSVVKRERCTKFWIKLREALKDEFEDAVSDQQIHQELANRMKRPDESLQQYMNSMREIARQGTVDIPSQISYIIQGIPDEVANKAVLYGAKNMQPLKERLKQYEAMRRDMKAKTKFGGRKEDKGKRSEVRSQPRPTASDKRRCFNCGSADRLSAKCPEKGKGMKCFKCNEFGHVAANCTARQVKTYVISRPERKKYLKDVSIDGCRFASLVDTGSDLTFIRSDEYARLGSPPLGNCKLRFDGFGSAGNSTWGEFT, encoded by the coding sequence ATGGCTGACTACAATACAGGAGAAGCAGGATTGACCGACGAGCAGGTGGCCCAGATGCGAACATCTGAGCTAAAAGACGAACTGAGAAGACGACGGCTGAGACTAGCGGGCAGAAAACGCGAGCTGGTAGAACGATTGCTTGCTGCGTTACGCATAGAACGGGAACACGGTGCACGAGAAGACGATCCAGAGGATGACAACGACGACGATGAGATTGGCGTGGTTGGGGACCGTTTGGACGTTAACGGCCCAGGAAAGCGCAATCTCAATAGTGAAGACGACGGAATTCGGGTAACTCCAGTGTTAAGACGATCGAGACAAGACGAGCCTAGGTGCATGCTGTTAACGTTCAGAGACGTAGAGGACTCGCTAGAGAAGTTCAGCTGGGACGGTCTGCCGAGTGTAAGTCGATGGATCGAGGACTTCGAAGAAATGGCAAAAGTGTGTGGGTGGTCAGACATCCACATGGTAGCTTTCGCTAAGAAACTGCTCACGGGCTCCGCTCAATCCGTCGTGAAGCGAGAACGATGCACGAAGTTCTGGATAAAGCTAAGGGAGGCGTTAAAGGATGAGTTCGAAGACGCAGTAAGTGACCAACAGATACACCAGGAGTTAGCAAATAGAATGAAGAGAccagatgagagtctgcaacagTACATGAACAGTATGCGTGAGATTGCGAGACAGGGAACAGTCGATATACCGTCGCAAATCAGCTATATCATTCAAGGCATccccgacgaggtcgcgaacaaggCCGTGTTGTATGGAGCCAAGAACATGCAACCACTGAAAGAACGCCTGAAGCAGTATGAAGCAATGAGGAGGGACATGAAGGCGAAGACAAAGTTTGGGGGACGCAAGGAGGATAAAGGAAAACGATCGGAAGTGCGAAGCCAGCCGAGGCCAACAGCGAGTGATAAGAGAAGATGTTTCAATTGTGGCAGTGCGGATCGCTTAAGTGCTAAGTGTCCGGAGAAAGGAAAAGGTATGAAGTGTTTCAAATGCAACGAGTTTGGACATGTGGCGGCGAATTGTACAGCGCGACAAGTAAAGACTTACGTAATCTCAAGACCGGAGAGGAAAAAGTActtgaaggacgtgtcgatagatggctgcaggtttgcctcgttagtggatacaggtagtgacctcACGTTTATACGATCggatgagtatgcgaggttaggatcaccacctctgggaaactgcaaacttaggtttgatggttttggttccgctggcaatagtacctggggcgagtttacaTGA
- the Tert gene encoding telomerase reverse transcriptase isoform X3 yields MFHLLDTPCFKSFNLTPFIKKLDISSITWLQDIKTTGTQWYIIAKVVKWLFVGFLLKILYTYFHMTLASKNNERLYIMRSTWNSIQRKFIKKGKRSNTLQPDINCKGWKPPIGRYVLIPKNSDVRPIFKPEYVKPRYYTIDHKNPETNHLNLIFKFLKQLHTTIYGNTNFGNEWESIVQHKRNEGTTHLYFVSCDVTNAFGSIIQEELYNIIQTLCKDLPENLILKYYAVKSKKFVEEIVCYKQYFSDPNLLLPLAPGTLYSNTNMRWQQVKKKWLLEKISEVIFQQRVKINEEVHVITKGVVQGAITSSVLSDIYYNFILHKAMSTYLTTGKIIKYVDDILYVTESESVARQFLQLTKEGIPQYNCYFKPSKTRTNVVTCDGNITVDNITYIGYEINCTTLEVEYKHSHTNFSHTIKVSKKDDLPPLVYLRKRLSNIACLKLSKFILNRTINSENTIMRIIKRACLLQAEYTCILIKELFDNEPRNIQGILLVMQNIDKRIARHIIKTSLIGEIGTIDKLSFNKWNRKILHILWMSYKTVFMKDKILQPKFIRYFSQRKRIQINKSHKL; encoded by the exons ATGTTTCACTTATTGGACACACCATGCTTTAAATCATTTAATTTGACgccttttattaaaaaattagat ATCTCTAGTATTACATGGCTGCAAGATATTAAAACTACTGGGACACAATGGTACATTATAGCAAAAGTTGTAAAATGGCTTTTTGTCGGATTTCTTCTAAAGATATTGTACACTTATTTTCATATGACATTAGCTTCTAAAAATAATGAAAGATTATATATTATGCGTTCAACTTGGAACTCCATTCAAAGGAAATTTATTAAGAAAGGAAAACGTTCAAATACCTTGCAACCTGATATTAACTGTAAGGGGTGGAAGCCACCAATAGGCAGATATGTATTAATTCCTAAAAATTCTGATGTGCGACCTATATTTAAGCCAGAGTACGTTAAACCAAG ATATTATACCATTGATCATAAGAATCCTGAGACAAATCATTTGaatctaatatttaaatttttaaaacaattGCATACTACAATATATGGAAACACTAATTTTGGAAATGAATGGGAATCAATTGTTCAACATAAACGTAATGAAGGAACAACACATTTATATTTTGTGTCTTGTGATGTAACAAATGCTTTTGGTTCTATAATACAAG aggaattatataacattatacaaACACTCTGTAAAGATCTTCCTGAAAATTTGATACTCAAGTATTATGcagttaaaagtaaaaaatttgtGGAGGAGATTGTATGTTATAAACAATATTTCTCTGATCCAAATTTATTATTACCTTTAGCACCTGGTACATTATATTCAAATACAAATATGAGATGGCaacaagtaaaaaaaaaatggctactagaaaaaatttcagaagttatttttcaacaaaga GTAAAAATAAATGAGGAGGTTCATGTTATAACAAAAGGAGTTGTTCAAGGTGCAATTACATCATCAGTTTTAtcagatatatattataattttatattacataaaGCAATGTCAACATATTTAACAActggaaaaattataaaatatgtggATGACATTTTATATGTCACTGAAAGTGAAAGTGTTGCAAGACA ATTTTTACAACTTACAAAAGAAGGAATCCCACAGTATAATTGTTACTTTAAACCATCAAAGACTCGTACTAATGTTGTGACTTGTGATGGAAACATAACTGTGGACAATATTACTTACATTGGCTATGAAATTAATTGTACTACTTTAGAAGTAGAATATAAACATTCACATACCAATTTTAGTCATACAATAAAAGTTTCTAAAAAGGATGATCTACCTCCTCTAGT ATATTTAAGAAAGCGGTTAAGTAATATAGCATgtttaaaattatcaaaatttattttaaacagAACAATTAATTCTGAAAACACTATAATGAGAATCATAAAACGAGCATGCTTATTACAGGCAGAATATACTTGCATTTTGATAAAAGAGTTATTTGATAATGAGCCAagaaatatccaaggtatacTTTTAGTTATGCAAAATATTGATAAACGAATTGCAAGACACATTATAAAAACATCTTTAATag GTGAGATAGGAACAATAGATAAATTAAGTTTCAACAAATGGAATCGCAAAATTTTACACATCTTATGGATGTCTTACAAAACAGTCTTTATGAAGGACAAAATTTTACAaccaaaatttattagatactTTTCACAACGTAAAAGGATACAAATAAACAAATCTCATAAATTATAG
- the LOC117165161 gene encoding guanine nucleotide-binding protein subunit beta-like protein 1: MAIPSPDPKYVFRGDMDCVNCILFQMAPNVENLYAGTAEGNVHIWDLNTNRELYQIKSEEDSCLNLQNLRNDTLLVQHKCGLMKIYKKRETQWTAYKSINIYCHFCRFKIFSENEIFVPVKESTVGILSLNTFSVELKLNSCNFKKLGEVMAIKPLKNEKLVLVAYEAGELILWDVRQSKVLSSLTVETCPMALDFDTTLSKGAIAGPTNNIQIFSLSVDHLLHNKNKITMTNPGTSIITIRPDAKIMAVGGWDSRIRLYSWKTLKPLAVLNQHKDTVHDISYSIERIKAYDNKFIMATAAKDGYIALWDIYN, translated from the exons ATGGCAATACCTTCACCGGATCCAAAATATGTTTTCCGGGGTGATATGGATTGTGTGAATTGTATTCTTTTTCAAATGGCGCCTAATGTGGAAAATCTCTATGCAGGCACTGCTGAAGGCAATGTTCATATCTGGgatttaaat ACAAACAGAGAACTGTACCAAATTAAATCAGAAGAAGATTCTTGTTTAAATTTGCAAAACTTAAGAAATGATACCTTGCTTGTACAACACAAATGTggtttaatgaaaatatataagAAAAGAGAAACTCAGTGGACTGCATATAAATCCATTAATATATATTGTCATTTTTGcag gtttaaaatattttctgaaaatgaaatattcgtgCCGGTTAAAGAATCCACTGTTGGAATATTGTCTTTAAATACTTTTAGTGTAGAATTGAAATTGAATTCTTGCAATTTCAAGAAATTGGGAGAAGTAATGGCTATCAAaccattaaaaaatgaaaaattagttTTAGTTGCTTATGAAGCAGGAGAGTTAATCTTATGGGATGTTCGACAAAGTAAAGTATTAAGTTCTTTAACAGTAGAGACATGTCCAATGGCTTTAGACTTTGATACTACTTTATCAAAGGGTGCTATTGCTGGTCCTACTAATAATATACAG atATTTAGTTTATCAGTTGATCATTTACTGCATAATAAGAACAAAATAACAATGACAAATCCTGGCACTTCTATAATTACAATTAGACCTGATGCTAAAATTATGGCAGTAGGAGGATGGGACAGTCGAATTAGACTATATTCTTGGAAAACTTTGAAACCATTAGCTGTTTTAAATCAACATAAGGATACTGTACATGATATTAGTTATTCTATAGAAAGAATAAAAGCatatgataataaatttataatggcCACAGCTGCAAAAGATGGATACATAGCATTATGGGACATTTACAATTGA